Part of the Anopheles gambiae chromosome 3, idAnoGambNW_F1_1, whole genome shotgun sequence genome is shown below.
GCCCGGGACGGGAAAGACGCTGCTTGCCCGTGCCGTCGCCGGAGAGGCCGGTGTGCCATTCTTCCACGCTGCTGGGCCCGAGTTCGATGAGGTTCTAGTTGGACAGGGAGCACGCCGCGTTCGTGATCTTTTCAGTAAGCTTTGACGTGAATTTCCCCGTCCTGTTATACCGCCCATTCGTTCGGCAttcattcgtttgtttttccatcttATTGTTTGGGTATGAATTTCAGAGGCCGCCAAGGAGCGTGCGCCATGCGTAATCTTCATCGATGAAATCGATTCCGTCGGTGCGAAGCGTACCAACTCGGTGCTACATCCGTACGCGAACCAAACGATCAATCAGCTGCTGTCGGAAATGGACGGCTTCCAGCAGAACGAGGGCGTGATCGTGCTGGGTGCAACGAACCGACGCGATGATCTTGACCAGGCGCTGCTGCGCCCGGGCCGTTTCGATGTGGAGGTGGTCGTGCCGACGCCCGACTTTACCGGGCGGAAGGAAATTCTCACGTACTATTTGGGCAAAATTCTTAGCCGCGAGATCAACATCGATCAGCTTGCGCGAGGGACGACTGGATTCACGGGAGCGGACATTGAGAATATGGTCAATCAGGCGGCTTTGCGGTAAGAATAGCACATTGGCCAATAGTACAATTCGCAGCGATGCTAATGTTGGTTTGGCTACTGTTCTTTAGCGCGGCAATCGACGGAGCTGAAACGGTGTCGATGAAACATTTGGAAAATGCACGCGACAAAGTACTTATGGGACCGGAGCGAAAGTCGCGTCTGCCGGACGAGGAAGCCAACAAAATTACTGCATACCACGAAGGTGGACATGCCATAGTTGCTTACTATACAAAGGTAAGTCATCGTCTGTATGATTAAcattgctctgtgtgtgtgtgtgtgtgtgtgtgtgtgtgtgtgtgtgtgtgtgtgtgtgtgtgtgtgtgtgtgtgtgtgtgtgtgtgtgtgtgtgtgtgtgtgtgtgtgtgtgtgtgtgtgtgtgtgtgtgtgtgtgtgtgtgtgtgtgtgtgtgtgtgtgtgtgtgtgtgtgtgtgtgtgtgtgtgtgtgtgtgtgtgtgtgtgtgtgtgtgtgtgtgtgtgtgtgtgtgtgtgtgtgtgtgtgtgtgtgtgtgtgtgtgtgtgtgtgtgtgtgtgtgtgtgtgtgtgtgtgtgtgtgtgtgtgtgtgtgtgtgtgtgtgtgtgtgtgtgtgtgtgtgtgtgtgtgtgtgtgtgtgtgtgtgtgtgtgtgtgtgtgtgtgtgtgtgtgtgtgtgtgtgtgtgtgtgtgtgtgtgtgtgtgtgtgtgtgtgtgtgtgtgtgtgtgtgtgtgtgtgtgtgtgtgtgtgtgtgtgtgtgtgtgtgtgtgtgtgtgtgtgtgtgtgtgtgtgtgtgtgtgtgtgtgtgtgtgtgtgtgtgtgtgtgtgtgtgtgtgtgtgtgtgtgtgtgtgtgtgtgtgtgtgtgtgtgtgtgtgtgtgtgtgtgtgtgtgtgtgtgtgtgtgtgtgtgtgtgtgtgtgtgtgtgtgtgtgtgtgtgtgtgtgtgtgtgtgtgtgtgtgtgtgtgtgtgtgtgtgtgtgtgtgtgtgtgtgtgtgtgtgtgtgtgtgtgtgtgtgtgtgtgtgtgtgtgtgtgtgtgtgtgtgtgtgtgtgtgtgtgtgtgtgtgtgtgtgtgtgtgtgtgtgtgtgtgtgtgtgtgtgtgtgtgtgtgtgtgtgtgtgtgtgtgtgtgtgtgtgtgtgtgtgtgtgtgtgtgtgtgtgtgtgtgtgtgtgtgtgtgtgtgtgtgtgtgtgtgtgtgtgtgtgtgtgtgtgtgtgtgtgtgtgtgtgtgtgtgtgtgtgtgtgtgtgtgtgtgtgtgtgtgtgtgtgtgtgtgtgtgtgtgtgtgtgtgtgtgtgtgtgtgtgtgtgtgtgtgtgtgtgtgtgtgtgtgtgtgtgtgtgtgtgtgtgtgtgtgtgtgtgtgtgtgtgtgtgtgtgtgtgtgtgtgtgtgtgtgtgtgtgtgtgtgtgtgtgtgtgtgtgtgtgtgtgtgtgtgtgtgtgtgtgtgtgtgtgtgtgtgtgtgtgtgtgtgtgtgtgtgtgtgtgtgtgtgtgtgtgtgtgtgtgtgtgtgtgtgtgtgtgtgtgtgtgtgtgtgtgtgtgtgtgtgtgtgtgtgtgtgtgtgtgtgtgtgtgtgtgtgtgtgtgtgtgtgtgtgtgtgtgtgtgtgtgtgtgtgtgtgtgtgtgtgtgtgtgtgtgtgtgtgtgtgtgtgtgtgtgtgtgtgtgtgtgtgtgtgtgtgtgtgtgtgtgtgtgtgtgtgtgtgtgtgtgtgtgtgtgtgtgtgtgtgtgtgtgtgtgtgtgtgtgtgtgtgtgtgtgtgtgtgtgtgtgtgtgtgtgtgtgtgtgtgtgtgtgtgtgtgtgtgtgtgtgtgtgtgtgtgtgtgtgtgtgtgtgtgtgtgtgtgtgtgtgtgtgtgtgtgtgtgtgtgtgtgtgtgtgtgtgtgtgtgtgtgtgtgtgtgtgtgtgtgtgtgtgtgtgtgtgtgtgtgtgtgtgtgtgtgtgtgtgtgtgtgtgtgtgtgtgtgtgtgtgtgtgtgtgtgtgtgtgtgtgtgtgtgtgtgtgtgtgtgtgtgtgtgtgtgtgtgtgtgtgtgtgtgtgtgtgtgtgtgtgtgtgtgtgtgtgtgtgtgtgtgtgtgtgtgtgtgtgtgtgtgtgtgtgtgtgtgtgtgtgtgtgtgtgtgtgtgtgtgtgtgtgtgtgtgtgtgtgtgtgtgtgtgtgtgtgtgtgtgtgtgtgcgttaaaCAGGTTTTACTTTCCATCTGCGCCTTGTAGGAATCCCATCCACTACATAAGGTAACAATAATGCCGCGTGGCCCATCGCTCGGCCATACCGCTTACATACCGGAGAAGGAACGCTATCATGTAACcaagcagcagctgctcgcCATGATGGACACGATGATGGGCGGTCGTGCTGCGGAGGAATTGATTTTCGGAGCGGACAAGATTACATCCGGTAAGAGCTTACGCAAACATCAAGGTTGTTCACTCTATGTTAACAGCATTTGCTTGTATCGCTTCCGCCACAGGTGCCAGCAGCGACCTGAAACAAGCCACCTCGATTGCGGCCCACATGGTCAAGGAGTGGGGCATGTCCGAGAGGGTTGGCCTGCGCACGATCGAAGGTCCGAAAGGGTTCGGACAGAATGAGGTACTCTCACCATCGACGATCGAAAGCGTCGATAACGAGATCAAGAAGCTGCTGAACGAAAGCTACGAACGAGCAAAGGCGATTCTGAAGCAACACGCCAAGGAGCATAAGGCACTGGCGGAAGCCCTGCTAAAGTACGAAACACTGGACGCGGAGGATATAAAAGCGATCATGGGCGGTGAAAAGCTGGCAGCTGAAGAGAATTAGGGCAGCGGGCAGATCAGCGCGAATCAATGCGAGATCGGAAGGTGCACAGGGTAGATGAAGGCCGTCGCACTAGGACGTCATGCAAAAGGCAAATTTCTTACCGTTTGGGatgaagcgtgtgtgtgtgcgtgtgtgctggATGTATAAAAGTTCAGCCCAATGTAAACGGGTTGCCGACAACTTCGAGACTCACATATAAAACCCACATCCTTCTGCACGCCACATCCTTCTGCAACCGATCTTGCAAAGTAAACTAAAGCGGGAAGCAGCCAGTCTTTAAGGCAAATAACAGTGCccgcttcttcttttttaacgCCTTTTAGTGAAGGTGTAGTGTTACAAAAACGCTTGATGATAGTGTAATGTCGATTGGATCGAGGACTAATATTGCTAGTAAGTGATACAaattgcaaatgaaaaatggaaatcTAAAACGACACCCAGCGTAAGGACACATGTTAGCGATCCAATGTGAAGTTATGAActattacattaaaaaaaacaaaaacaaaatacaaaaaaaaacgatatatGCAAGCGTgtatatatacatattattTCTTAGGTGGCACGCTTCATCAAACATATTCAAAGGTCCACAAATGTCTGGTAGTAGAAGCATGGAAGCAGAACGAACGCCGTGCAAGGTACAATGAACATTCAGCGCTGTCCCGAACAAGAACGCGCTTTGCATTGCTTTAGGTATGAAAATAAAGTACTGTTATCATGAATTGAGTTCGGAACATCTTTTGTGGAACCTTTTGTGATGTTCTTCAACGTAAATCGCTTCCAGTGTGTAAAGGAAAACAGGCAATCGGTAATAGATTTCATTTTATAtgatgcatttatttattgcaaGATTCCAAGGGGCAAcgccgcgcgtgtgtgtcgtTAACGGTGTGTTTCCTACTCTGCATCGCGCTTGTCAACGATACAGTCGGACAGTTCCTGCTCCCTCTCGATGAGTCCATCGTCCAGCTCCCGGGTGCCTTCCGTACCGCAGCTAGTGTTGGTCTTATCCTTGCTACACTCTTCGTACGACTTTTCGGACTCCTTTACCATCGCTGATACGTCCTTGTCCAGTGAGCTGAAGCACTCCTTAatctaaacaaataaaaaaagaaaggattaTTCCTGTTACATCGTCCGATGTAGTAGAAGCGCTGCTGCACCTACCTTGGAATACTTTTCGATAGTGCTGACCAGATCGATGGTAGGGTTCATCAAACGTTCCTGCAGACGGCCCACAACGAACGACTTCAGGTACTTGTCCTTGGTGTCAACCTTCATGATCTTCTTCAGCAGCTTGTGCACCTGACGGTACGTGTTACGGGGGGACTCTTTTTCACCTACAGTGGACGATCATTATTATTACTCCAAAAAACCTCCAAAGGCATTACGAAATTCTGTCCCAAATTACCTCCTTCACCGCCACTCGCGCCATCGCCACCCTCTTCGCCACCCTCTTCGCTGTCCTCTTCTGCGTCATCCTTTGACTCTTCGGTTTCATCGTCGGCTCCACTCACTGCATCATCGCTACCTGCACCTTCTTCGCCTTCTTTCATAGCGGAGTCCATTTCACTATCATCACCCTCAGCCCCTGACTCTGTGTCCGTTGCTCCTTCTTCGCCGTCAGCTGCACCGGCATCGGCTTCCGCATCTGAACCAGCATCCTCTGCACCCTCCTCTGCCCCAGCGTCTATATCGAATGTGTATTAATGAGCGCCCTAATGTTTACAACCCTCAAAGAAAGTCCCTTACCTTCGCTTAGCTCAGTAGATGATTCTTGATCAGACGTGTCGTCAGCCGGACGGGCGGATACGATTAGCACAAGGCATAATACACTAGCCACAAGCAGTAGAAACTtcatcgtttttgtttgtggtgtTATTTCACTGACTCCGTGgagaataaaacaaatgtaaGTGATGATCTTTACTGCTATTCAGCGCCGTTTTTATACCACACAGGGATCGTGGAATCATACAATCGATCGGTATTGATACAGCTTGCAGCACGTGTTAAACACAATGCACAGGCGATCGGGCTTTACTGTGGGCAAATATCCGCTGCAAACAAGCGACGTGTTGCAATAGGAGGAaagatttttatttgcttacCATACAGCGACATAATTGCATGCAAAGTTTACATTTAGTAATTTTATCTCGACGGGGAAAAGCGCACGCACGGGGTTGAGGGGTGAAGGTGGAAAATAATGAAGATCGCTAAACCGTCGCAGTGAAGATCGGTATGAAAAATAACTAATATGCACTTATCTTTGCAGTAGAAAAGTGCTTCTGATCGTGTGAAACAGTGCTTAATCTGCGCTTTTAGTTCGAATACCGCATCTGGTCAGGTAGATCGAGTTGGCTGTCGGGTGCTTACAAGGATAAGGAGTTGCAGCCATAGATCCAGCGCTCTGGAGACCTTTCTACTCATCCTCCTCCTATAGAAGTATTGAAATTCAAATCCATTGAGATTAAAGTGACGATCACTGTGCCAAAAACTGAATATAGAAGATCGACATGGAAGACAGTGTAGCGCAACAATCCTGATCTAGAGCATGTATAAATGTTTTGTATATAACATTAAGTCTCGAGCTaatcagtccttcgtatgggagacTTAATCCATGCTGGACTTGACCCGATAACGGACATCCTTCAGTAGACGTAAAACGACGTAACGATCAATGGACTGCTAAAaatggggcggtcccgtggtacagtcgtcaactcgaacgactcaataacatgcccgtcatgggccCAAGCCTGAAATGGACCCGTTCCCCCGTTGTGCAAGGATTGGACTAattccggctacgtggtaatgaattaagtctcgaaagcctgaaTAGGCCGgctggcatgtccgcgtaggacgttacgccaaatagaagaagaagaaggactGCCAGAAAAGGTGTTACCTTGATCAAGTTACGAAAGCACTCAAAAACAGTCATCTTCTGTCGGATTTAGAGAAATgtagcgaaaaagaaaaatacttaTTCTCTAAGCAAACAGATCGTACATGGAaatgtttgttcaattttattaCAATACATAGCGCGTCATTTACCTACAGATATAAAATACAGCCAACACTAGCGGGGTCACATAAAGACGTACATAAATAATAGCCTATTACTACAGCGAAGGAAATACTTTTGCGTTATCCTGTTTTCTCCATTtgcacatttaaaaaaaattaatctaCGCACCTGCAAACATTCCACCATTAACGGGTAAACGagttagttaaaaaaaacattacataATTTAGCACAATTCCATATCATTTGCCAAAAGCAGCTCTCTATACTGGTGGTTGCACTTACAATTTAACTGTTGCGCCTCAACAAAGCACGATGCAGCACGATGGCTGTGTTGAGCAGTGTGTTTAATTAATTCCATTTTGTAACCTCACACTGTAATTGTTGCATTAATAGGTTTTTTTGAATACTAGCTAGGCTAAAACGCAACATCCTCACCACGTACTAACACGCAGGAGGTCTTTCGTTATTAGCGTGTTACAAAGGGTAAAAGAAAAGATCAAATAATACATTATTTTCGTCTAAATTAATACTAAATCTCACGTTGATCGTatggttcttttttcttcttttttcgtgTTAATCCGTTGCACTTTCTTGTACGATCAAGCTCGTTCAATGGTAGTTAACCGATCATCAGTCGTTGCTTTAACGAACAATTCCACTGTATCACTACTTCTTGCTCTTGCTTAGTAAGGCACGTTTAGTTTCTTGGAGTTAGTGTCGCATGATGATCGTCAGTCCTTCCATACAAAGATCATGCATGTGGccagaagaagtaaaaaattCGCCTACAGCATTTAGCACCCAACAGTGTGTTCCGCGCCCGATTAGCCTTAAATCAGTCTGTTTTGTTTCAAGTAGTGTATGAGCAGTGCATGTATGAATTTGTACTGCGCTAATGATGGTATGATGTTGTCCCGCTGCTGACGAATCTGACCTATCAATCGTGGTATATCTATGTCCTGTGGAAAGGGAACAACACGGGAGAGCAAGTTAGTGGGTTTCTTTATAACATCCTAACATTTTCATTACCGTACCTGATTATGATCCAGTGTGTAAAGTAGCAAATCCGCCACTAAGGTCACGCCCGTACGACCGCCCCCTTCGTTACAGTGTATGAGAACTGGTGGATTGGTATTGTGCGATGGTGGCACTTCCGCAATAGACGCCAGCCGTACTGAATTCAACTCTTCCAGGAATCCTGCATGGAAAAGGtgcaaatggaaaattaaaAGCGACCATCCCCATCACAGCTGTATCATTATGGTACTCACCTAAAAAGTGTCCCACATCGCCCGGACAGTTCTGATCGGCCCATTCCGTGTAGGATATATGCCAAACTGAACGATATCGCCGGCTTTGCGTGTGGTATACGCGCAATTTGCTCGTTGTACACCGATCGGTTTCTTGCGAGAACTCGCGCCACACTTGGTACTGTAATCCAACGGCAACGGGATGGGGCAAagaaaatacatcaaattaataaaaaatttaaagaaGCAATCAGCCCCTACATCGAACCCTTACCTGCCCATACTCCAAACACCGTTCGCTGGTTTGTGGGATGTAGTTAAGCTCTTTGGATAGTTGCACCAACAGATAGACGTCCGCTTCCCAGACACACTGCcagaaaatgtttgttgtCAGCGTGTCGTTCGGGCTTTCGGCAACAATGTAAAATCTTTGCTTGTTGCCAACAGTGCTCTAAAACGAATTGCAAAATGATATTAATAAGTTTGTAGCCAACAAGCACTACAAACAAGCTTTTAGGTCTTCTCCAAACAGGCAAAACACTTACAGTTATGTGGGACGCATTTACATATCCCATGCGATTGTCCCGTGTCGGTGTTAGCCGTACGCGATTGTTATCGTATGGTAGAAACGTTGAATCAAAgttcttgtttttattgtcTTCCGCTAAGGCACAGTTATAGCTGGCACTGTCGCTACGTTTCGGTATACGCTCAAACTCGCAGTACAGCTGAGGATCTGCCAGTTTGGACTCGAGCAAAGAGCACTAAAGAGCAAGTAGAAGAAGATTAACATTCGAGAAGATCAAGATCGTGCGTTCACGACGAGGTTCATCTTCAACCTACCAACTTCTCCTTGCTGATATTCGCCGGCAGTGGCTGCAGCCGTGGCAAGCCCGTCGACCAACGGTGTCGCAGCTGTCCTGCGTTCGCGCCCTCGTTCATGGAAGAGTTGGCACTTCCACCGCTCCCGCCACCCTCCGTGCCGGGGTCGACCGAGCCCTTCTTTTTGCGATCCTTCTCCCGACCGAGCGTGGCACTTTTCTGCTTGTCGGCCGAGTTTTTCGACCGACCGCCAAGAATTTCCCATATgcgctttcgtttcgtttccttCACGGACGAGGACGATGTggacgtgttgttgttgttgttgttgctgttggtcgAGCTGCTGTTTTGGGTGGTATTGCGGCTAGTAGTGCTGCCCCCGATGCCACCGAGATTAGTCGATCCCGTGATCGAGCTGATACCGGAATCATTGTGCCCACCATTGCGCACGCTACCACTCTGGACGGTTTCATTTAGCGTGTAGTTGGAGTATTGGGAAGCATCGAGGACATTGTTTGACGAATGTGATCGATTCATGGGCACCGGTGGTTCCTTGTTCGTGGCAATTGTTGCATTCGATGGCGCAGCTGTTATTGCGGTGGAGGAACTGTTCAGCTTCGGGACTGCACTTGCCGGATCGTTGGTGGTTTGGTGTTTTGGCACATCAGCGTTGGATGGAGCAGGTGGACCCATTGCTGTGTTTGAGCCTCCCACTTCCGAAGCACGTTGCTGCAACAGTGGTTGTCGTCCTGTCGACTGTTCCTGTTGCagttggtgttgctgttgctgtttggtctggttatgttgtagctgttgctgctgttgttgcgatGACTGAGCTTGAAAATTAAACGATCCACCATCCAAAACGTTCACCGGAGCGCTAGTGCCGGTTGGCGTTTGGGGTTGCGGTGGCGTTGGAGGCATCGGTCGCATCGTCGGCTGATGCTGTACATTTGGTGCCGACTGCACGCTTGCTGTTCGGTTGCGTATCTCCCCAAGCGATTCATTGTCATCCTTCCACGGCAGTGGCACATTTTCGTAAATCGGTTCGATCGAACCGTTAATGTGTTGAGATGAGCGGTTCAGGTGAGCTTTGGTAGTTAAGCCGATGTGACCGTTAGCAGTAGCATGGTAGGACGGACTGTTGCTATCGCCAGCCGGTGTGTTGCCACCCGCAATCAATAGATGCTCCATTCCACCCGGCACGTAGTAGTACACATTGCCCGGGGCGGCCTGATTCGCCGCCGATATTAGGCCAGCTTTCGTTGATGTTAGATTCTCCATGAAGTTCAGATTTTCGTACGTGCCGTGTGGCAGCATCGTCTGTGAATGGTGCAACTGTGCGTGAGGATTGCCGGCAGCGGTCAGCCCGGGATAGCAAACCTGTCCACCGCTTTGTGAAAGATGCGCAATCTGCAGCTGATGCTGTGGAAGATGCGCCgcatgatggtggtggttcaTCAGCGGGCGGGTTGAGACCAGATCCGGACTAGAGCCAGACACCTGTGCACTTCGCAAACCGAGCAGTGCACGATGGGACGCCAAATCGGGGGTCGATGTTGAGCTGAGTCGATTGGCAGGATAGGGGGGAGGTGGTTTCACTAGTCGCATCATTTTAAACCGATGTGTTAACCCATAATCGGACGCATCGGAGTAATGCGGACCGATGATATGGGTCGTTGTGTGGTGTGTTACATCCGGATAGGGTTGCTGATGCATCTGCTGGGCGGcagattgttgctgctgctgctgctgctgttgctgcagatGCTGCCCATAGAAGGACACGTCCGGCTGGCTGCCTGTAATCCCGTACTCGAGATGATGTCCGGCCGATGCAacttgctgctgatgttgttgctcCTGTGCTAGAAGCATCTGGGAGGCGGACAGATGCAGCAAACTCCCATTGACAAGCCGCACATCGTTACTGCTCGAACGGTACTTTTGCTGGATGGCCGTCTCGTAGTCTGGTGCTGGTCGATAGGTTGGCAGAAGCGCTTTTAGCCGGTCCCGGTCTGGGGTCAAGTTGTTGTTGCTTAGATCCAAACAGGACGAACTTTGTGCCCGGTTGATGAGTGACGCATTCGAGCCGACAGGATTCAGACCCCAACTGGAACCCATTTGGTTCGAATACTCCAATGGCACCGCGGTGGTGGAAGTCGAGTTTAGATTAATGTCGAGCCCTGAGGAACGGGACGATTGCATCATGCTTGCCGGGTTGAGGTTGTTGAGATTAGTAATGCTTCCGCCGGCACCAGTCGCAATCGCAATATTGCTGGAGGATAAATGAACACCTGGCCCGCTcggtcctcctcctcctccgcctgGCTGTGTATCTACTATAGCATGATGTTGGTGTGCTCCGCTGTTCCACATGTTCGACGAATGCGATGCAAGCTCGTGCGTGCTGGGCCAACTCGTCGTTCCCATCGGGCCCTGATACGGAGCTTGTGATCCTCCCGGCGATGGACTaggctgatgctgctgttgttgttgctgt
Proteins encoded:
- the LOC1279395 gene encoding ATP-dependent zinc metalloprotease YME1L isoform X1; amino-acid sequence: MFTVNTHQHQILFHLSQITPRHSSIAFKKHHRHHQHHQQQQPQQGREAVSQLAQQDFVPRLKQSLVTFYTDAFRSSVEPSPAGAAPAQVPSEELYRLKLPRRLERNLLKHFSQVELLGSIKESTPWSLNVTPKVKHGKCDAIAETVSFSGESVQKIVRSLLAQPTSWNTVQQRGFKTVRSISAELKRNPALYTRMKDALGNPAPPISHKYDPVAYSAQTIAPSAHGEPLNKLLADDPMLSDEQRQRLKIAFAEGYLTASNPDQQNRSGKAMKYLKFFQQLLIIVVFIGIFISMFASPNGSVFSRIQIGNQVEVDPEDITVTFEDVKGCDEAKQELKEVVEFLKNPGKFSNLGGKLPKGVLLVGPPGTGKTLLARAVAGEAGVPFFHAAGPEFDEVLVGQGARRVRDLFKAAKERAPCVIFIDEIDSVGAKRTNSVLHPYANQTINQLLSEMDGFQQNEGVIVLGATNRRDDLDQALLRPGRFDVEVVVPTPDFTGRKEILTYYLGKILSREINIDQLARGTTGFTGADIENMVNQAALRAAIDGAETVSMKHLENARDKVLMGPERKSRLPDEEANKITAYHEGGHAIVAYYTKESHPLHKVTIMPRGPSLGHTAYIPEKERYHVTKQQLLAMMDTMMGGRAAEELIFGADKITSGASSDLKQATSIAAHMVKEWGMSERVGLRTIEGPKGFGQNEVLSPSTIESVDNEIKKLLNESYERAKAILKQHAKEHKALAEALLKYETLDAEDIKAIMGGEKLAAEEN
- the LOC1279395 gene encoding ATP-dependent zinc metalloprotease YME1L isoform X2, whose translation is MFTVNTHQHQILFHLSQITPRHSSIAFKKHHRHHQHHQQQQPQQGREAVSQLAQQDFVPRLKQSLVTFYTDAFRSSVEPSPAGAAPAQVPSEELYRLKLPRRLERNLLKHFSQVELLGSIKESTPWSLNVTPKVKHGKCDAIAETVSFSGESVQKIVRSLLAQPTSWNTVQQRGFKTVRSISAELKRNPALYTRMKDALGNPAPPISHKYDPVAYSAQTIAPSAHGEPLNKLLADDPMLSDEQRQRLKIAFAEGYLTASNPDQQNRSGKAMKYLKFFQQLLIIVVFIGIFISMFASPNGSVFRIQIGNQVEVDPEDITVTFEDVKGCDEAKQELKEVVEFLKNPGKFSNLGGKLPKGVLLVGPPGTGKTLLARAVAGEAGVPFFHAAGPEFDEVLVGQGARRVRDLFKAAKERAPCVIFIDEIDSVGAKRTNSVLHPYANQTINQLLSEMDGFQQNEGVIVLGATNRRDDLDQALLRPGRFDVEVVVPTPDFTGRKEILTYYLGKILSREINIDQLARGTTGFTGADIENMVNQAALRAAIDGAETVSMKHLENARDKVLMGPERKSRLPDEEANKITAYHEGGHAIVAYYTKESHPLHKVTIMPRGPSLGHTAYIPEKERYHVTKQQLLAMMDTMMGGRAAEELIFGADKITSGASSDLKQATSIAAHMVKEWGMSERVGLRTIEGPKGFGQNEVLSPSTIESVDNEIKKLLNESYERAKAILKQHAKEHKALAEALLKYETLDAEDIKAIMGGEKLAAEEN
- the LOC1279396 gene encoding 30 kDa salivary gland allergen Aed a 3; its protein translation is MKFLLLVASVLCLVLIVSARPADDTSDQESSTELSEDAGAEEGAEDAGSDAEADAGAADGEEGATDTESGAEGDDSEMDSAMKEGEEGAGSDDAVSGADDETEESKDDAEEDSEEGGEEGGDGASGGEGGEKESPRNTYRQVHKLLKKIMKVDTKDKYLKSFVVGRLQERLMNPTIDLVSTIEKYSKIKECFSSLDKDVSAMVKESEKSYEECSKDKTNTSCGTEGTRELDDGLIEREQELSDCIVDKRDAE